In the Candidatus Palauibacter australiensis genome, CCCGGACTGGTGGACGCGCACACGCATCTCGCCTTCGGCGGCTGGCGGGCGGGCGAGTTCTCCGACCGAATCCGGGGCCGCGGCTACCTGGAGATCGCCGCGGCGGGCGGCGGAATCGCCTCCACCGTGCGGGCCACGCGGGCGCTCGACGAAGAGGCGCTTCTCGCGCGAGCGCACGAGTTCCTCACCGGGATGGTGTCCCTGGGGATCACGACGGTCGAGGCGAAGAGCGGCTACGGGCTGGACCTCGAGACCGAACTCCGACTCCTGCGGGTGTACCGGCGGCTCGACGAGGCCGGACCGGTGCGGATCGTCGCGACGTGCCTCGCGGCGCACGTCGTCCCTCCGGAATGGGCGGCCGACCGGGCGGGCTACGTGAGGCTCGTCACGGAGCGGATTCTGCCCGCCGTGGCCGAGGAGGGGCTGGCCGAGTTCTGCGACGTGTTCGTCGAGGACTCGGCCTTTTCGGCCGGCGAGGCGCGGCGGATCTGCGAACGGGGATGCGAACTGGGGTTACGGCCGAAACTCCACGTGGATCAGCTCTCCGGGGGCGGCGGGGCCGAACTCGCCGCGTCGCTCGGGGCCGTGTCCGCGGACCACCTGGAGTACGTGTCGGAAGCCGGGATCGAGGCCCTCGCGGCGGCCGGCGTCGTCGCGGTCACGCTGCCCCTCGCCACCCTCTACCTGAACCAGGCGCCGCCCCCGGTGCGGGCGCTCATCGACGGCGGCGTGGCGGTGGCGGTGGCCAGCGACTTCAACCCCGGCACGGCTCCGTCCTTTCACCTTCCCTTCGCCATGACGCTGGCGTGCACGCGTCAGCGCATGACGCCCGCCGAAGTGCTCAAGGGCGCAACCCGCTACGCCGCCCGAGCCCTCGGCCGCGAAGGTGAGGCGGGGTCGCTGGAGCCGGGAGCCGCGGCGGATTTTGCGGTCATCGATGCCCCGGACGTGGAGCACTGGCTCTACCACCTGCGCCCCAACGCGTGCGTCGCCGCCGCAATCGGCGGCGAGATCCGACACG is a window encoding:
- the hutI gene encoding imidazolonepropionase, with product MPRLANIGCLATCANPVGQDDIGLIRDAALVWRDGTVRWTGPAGALPAEYEAEPVRDAGGGLVIPGLVDAHTHLAFGGWRAGEFSDRIRGRGYLEIAAAGGGIASTVRATRALDEEALLARAHEFLTGMVSLGITTVEAKSGYGLDLETELRLLRVYRRLDEAGPVRIVATCLAAHVVPPEWAADRAGYVRLVTERILPAVAEEGLAEFCDVFVEDSAFSAGEARRICERGCELGLRPKLHVDQLSGGGGAELAASLGAVSADHLEYVSEAGIEALAAAGVVAVTLPLATLYLNQAPPPVRALIDGGVAVAVASDFNPGTAPSFHLPFAMTLACTRQRMTPAEVLKGATRYAARALGREGEAGSLEPGAAADFAVIDAPDVEHWLYHLRPNACVAAAIGGEIRHGVLREA